One window of Amaranthus tricolor cultivar Red isolate AtriRed21 chromosome 13, ASM2621246v1, whole genome shotgun sequence genomic DNA carries:
- the LOC130798370 gene encoding PLASMODESMATA CALLOSE-BINDING PROTEIN 3-like, translating into MAVHVLFGLLFLAMAGHSNAAFCVCKQGISQDILQKAIDYACGAGADCNPIRPNGQCYNPNSITAHCSYAVNSYFQRNAAKGATCSFNGAAMLTNSDPSGGGCSYSATSGSTSTGTPTTTVPTTSPTTPTSTPVGVTPVSGTGVTPVSGTGTGTGLNPTTASPYTASPNTGTGVLGGVNTGMAPTGSSFDDSDGGKKRQTMTVGSMFTTLASVTIMIMWN; encoded by the exons ATGGCTGTTCATGTTCTGTTTGGGCTTCTCTTCTTAGCCATGGCTGGTCACTCTA ATGCGGCATTTTGTGTATGTAAGCAAGGGATAAGCCAAGATATTCTGCAGAAAGCAATAGATTATGCTTGTGGAGCAGGAGCAGATTGTAATCCAATTAGACCAAATGGGCAATGTTATAATCCTAATTCAATTACTGCCCATTGTTCTTATGCTGTTAACAGCTATTTCCAAAGAAATGCTGCCAAGGGTGCTACTTGTAGTTTCAATGGTGCTGCCATGCTTACTAATTCTGACCCCA GTGGTGGGGGCTGCTCCTATTCAGCTACTTCTGG CTCTACTAGCACTGGTACTCCTACAACAACCGTGCCAACAACATCCCCGACTACACCAACCTCCACTCCGGTAGGTGTCACACCCGTATCTGGAACAGGTGTGACACCAGTATCCGGCACTGGAACCGGCACAGGCCTTAATCCGACTACTGCTTCCCCCTACACCGCCTCACCAAACACAGGCACCGGGGTGCTTGGAGGTGTTAATACTGGAATGGCCCCTACCGGATCAAGCTTTGATGACAGCGATGGTGGAAAGAAGCGTCAAACCATGACCGTAGGCTCGATGTTTACGACACTAGCAAGCGTAACCATCATGATTATGTGGAATTAA
- the LOC130798371 gene encoding LOW QUALITY PROTEIN: pentatricopeptide repeat-containing protein At3g12770-like (The sequence of the model RefSeq protein was modified relative to this genomic sequence to represent the inferred CDS: inserted 2 bases in 1 codon), whose product MLLNFPYPFFHLSCVSLISKQFHVNPRCLYSHCVDDHVENNCDNQIFHLKHQIHVSDASSFHESLINGSTQITHLHQIHTQLIISGLYGKNSFFVSKFINACLEIDEIEYARKVFDEFPQPNMFLWNAIIGGYCKFNMLDDLIEMFSRMRKTGVSTNSYILNRVLKACTGSKLLGMGEAVHGNIFRLGYESDVFVQNGLVSLYAECGSIDCAKKIVYDVVSWSAIISKCARNGDSIEALNLFSEMRMMNVKPDWITLVSVLRACTDLDYLEQGKSLHGCIIKMGLEFENDLQISLTAMYAKCGQVIVARSLFDWIHTRNVISWNAMISGYAKNGYAEEALELFKTMIMKKNIKADSITVRAVILACAQVGSLDTARWINDYVDRTDYRNHVFVKTALIDMYAKCGSMELAKQVFNGIVVKDVVVWSAMIVGYGVHGCGREAIDLYDEMMRAKVNPNDITFLGLLMACKNSGLVKEGWDFFHRMKDYGIQPLQQHYACVVDLLGRAGYLAEAYKFIVRMPIQPGLTIWGALLSACRIHRHVRMGEYAAAQLFRIDPYDTGHYVQLSNLYAAACMWDQVNEVRKLMKVRGLNKDFGYSLIEINGKVQVFRAGDKSHPKSEEIWNELADIERRLKEVGFSPDMESNLHDLTSEDVQEXLCNHSERLAVAYGLISTPPGSTLRITKNLRACVNCHSAIKIISKLTNREVIVRDAIRFHHFKDGVCSCGDYW is encoded by the exons ATGCTTCTAAACTTTCCTTATCCTTTTTTTCATCTGTCGTGTGTTTCATTGATATCAAAACAATTCCACGTGAACCCTCGTTGTTTATATTCCCATTGTGTTGATGATCATGTTGAGAACAATTGTGATAACCAAATTTTCCATCTTAAGCATCAAATTCATGTTTCTGACGCATCCTCCTTTCACGAATCTCttataaatgggtcaacccaGATAACCCATTTGCATCAGATTCATACCCAGTTGATAATTTCTGGACTTTATGGAAAAAATAGTTTCTTTGTATCTAAATTTATCAATGCCTGCTTGGAAATCGATGAGATTGAATATGCCCGTAAGGTGTTCGATGAATTTCCCCAACCAAATATGTTTCTATGGAATGCCATTATTGGAGGATATTGTAAATTTAACATGTTAGATGACTTAATTGAGATGTTTTCAAGAATGAGGAAAACAGGTGTGAGTACCAATTCCTATATTCTTAATCGCGTCCTCAAGGCGTGCACTGGTTCAAAGCTGCTTGGGATGGGTGAGGCTGTCCATGGGAATATTTTCAGGCTTGGGTATGAATCTGATGTGTTTGTGCAAAATGGGCTTGTTTCATTATATGCCGAGTGTGGTAGTATTGATTGTgccaaaaaaattgtttatgatGTTGTTTCTTGGTCAGCCATTATTTCGAAATGTGCACGAAATGGTGATTCCATTGAGGCTTTGAACCTTTTCAGTGAAATGAGGATGATGAATGTGAAACCTGATTGGATTACTCTTGTCAGTGTTCTTAGAGCTTGTACTGATCTTGATTATTTAGAACAAGGGAAATCTCTCCATGGTTGTATCATAAAAATGGGtcttgaatttgaaaatgatttgcAAATTTCACTTACTGCTATGTATGCTAAATGCGGGCAAGTTATCGTGGCAAGATCTTTGTTTGATTGGATCCATACTCGAAATGTGATTTCGTGGAATGCTATGATCTCAGGATATGCTAAAAATGGTTACGCTGAGGAAGccttagagctgttcaaaacaatgatcatgaaaaagaatataaagGCAGATTCTATCACTGTCAGGGCTGTTATTCTAGCCTGTGCTCAAGTTGGTTCACTTGATACGGCAAGATGGATAAATGATTACGTCGATAGAACTGATTACAGGAATCATGTGTTTGTCAAAACAGCACTTATTGATATGTATGCTAAATGTGGAAGCATGGAATTAGCTAAACAAGTTTTTAATGGGATTGTGGTTAAGGATGTTGTAGTTTGGAGTGCCATGATCGTAGGATACGGAGTACATGGTTGTGGTCGAGAGGCAATCGATCTTTATGATGAAATGATGCGAGCTAAAGTTAACCCGAATGATATCACTTTTCTCGGCCTCCTTATGGCTTGTAAAAACTCCGGTCTTGTAAAAGAAGGATGGGATTTCTTCCATAGAATGAAAGATTATGGCATACAGCCTCTTCAGCAACATTATGCTTGTGTTGTTGATTTGCTCGGTCGTGCAGGTTATTTGGCTGAGGCGTACAAATTCATTGTTAGAATGCCTATTCAACCAGGGCTAACCATATGGGGCGCTCTTTTGAGTGCTTGCAGGATCCATCGCCATGTGCGAATGGGAGAATATGCGGCTGCTCAGTTGTTTAGGATAGATCCTTATGATACAGGACACTACGTGCAGTTATCGAATCTTTATGCTGCAGCTTGTATGTGGGATCAGGTTAATGAAGTTCGTAAACTTATGAAAGTACGAGGGTTGAACAAAGATTTTGGATATAGTCTAATTGAGATTAACGGAAAGGTTCAAGTGTTTCGTGCAGGTGATAAGTCCCATCCAAAATCCGAGGAAATTTGGAATGAGCTTGCTGATATCGAAAGGAGGTTAAAGGAAGTTGGGTTTTCCCCGGATATGGAATCTAACTTACATGATTTGACTAGCGAAGACGTTCAAGA TCTATGTAATCATAGCGAGAGGCTAGCCGTTGCTTATGGTCTTATTTCAACACCACCGGGAAGCACCCTTCGGATAACTAAAAACCTTAGGGCTTGTGTCAACTGTCATTCGGCCATTAAGATTATATCAAAACTAACCAATCGGGAAGTAATTGTTCGAGATGCTATTCGATTCCATCATTTTAAAGatggagtttgttcttgtgGAGATTATTGGTGA
- the LOC130798373 gene encoding uncharacterized protein LOC130798373, with protein sequence MEKPCEVCGDTGWVHAIVICTKCKVTREHRYCMRVMLEHDPENWVCEECVFNHLHLSKLAQRKQPSGSGMRFTLRRPPQDSKVRYISPEEAIGLKSGELRNNSFTPRNAHRSPVRNPLASNIEAIPSSSAPFRYKFKPNPSAVPLGRREPLINSSRRSCLKDKKLSPSTDGPVQQHTEENLTAKCVTFGNLPKSGVSTGTDYDTGAQPKHIGSKGRESSKVTMVFDRYLPNHPAVSPTWKGTFKITGDVHWSFVVHAHPPCKVHRKVYILSKQLPNALQFKMLPRQKSWLDMFDGDVPSELDIGLYFFPSMTSHFDGGGESPRVTYDEQSCCSLLEYLDERDLLLVSYIGEVEIFVLSSKHLQEASQKINKKRFLWGLFRPSEAALRAVDSMRAHAAQCSVSQQNRSDLLQQRLLLDGESMDMDVDMQGGHNVGFVDVVVAKPNRELNGKIEKTLPFTTSILPDSLEFEKQLQERFEKFTAFMKAEEAARECMKVKVKEVDA encoded by the exons ATG GAAAAACCATGTGAAGTATGTGGGGATACTGGCTGGGTACATGCTATAGTCATATGCACTAAATGCAAAGTAACTCGTGAACATCG GTATTGCATGAGAGTAATGCTAGAACATGATCCAGAAAATTGGGTCTGTGAAGAATGTGTCTTCAATcatttacatttatccaaattgg CTCAACGCAAGCAACCTAGTGGCTCAGGTATGAGGTTTACACTTAGGAGACCCCCACAAGATTCCAAGGTTCGGTATATATCACCTGAAGAAGCAATAGGCTTAAAATCTGGAGAATTGAGAAATAACTCGTTTACACCAAGGAATGCTCACAGATCACCAGTTAGAAATCCTTTAGCATCTAACATAGAGGCCATTCCATCTTCCTCTGCaccttttagatacaaatttAAACCAAATCCTTCAGCTGTGCCTTTGGGAAGAAGGGAGCCCCTGATTAACTCCAGCAGGCGTAGCTGTTTGAAGGATAAGAAATTGTCACCATCCACAG ATGGACCTGTACAACAGCATACTGAGGAAAACCTGACAGCCAAGTGTGTTACTTTTGGGAATCTTCCCAAATCTGGTGTGAGTACAG GAACTGATTATGATACTGGGGCTCAACCCAAGCATATTGGTTCCAAGGGGAGGGAGTCTTCGAAAGTTACAATGGTGTTCGATAGGTACCTACCAAACCATCCTGCAGTGTCTCCAACATGGAA GGGAACTTTCAAAATCACTGGAGATGTGCATTGGAGTTTCGTTGTTCATGCACATCCTCCGTGTAAAGTTCACAGAAAAGTCTACATATTGTCAAAACAACTACCCAATGCGCTCCAGTTCAAAATGCTGCCTCGACAGAAGTCTTGGCTGGACATGTTCGATGGCGATGTTCCCAGTGAACTCGACATTGGATTGTACTTTTTCCCTTCTATGACCTCTCACTTTGACGGAGGTGGTGAATCACCAAGAGTAACATATGATGAACAAAGTTGTTGCTCCCTTTTGGAGTACCTGGATGAGCGCGACTTGCTCTTGGTAAGCTACATTGGTGAAGTGGAGATTTTCGTTCTCTCTTCAAAACATCTGCAAGAGGCATCTCAGA AAATCAACAAAAAACGCTTTTTGTGGGGCCTCTTCCGCCCTTCTGAAGCAGCGTTAAGGGCAGTGGATTCGATGAGGGCACATGCAGCACAATGCTCTGTCTCCCAGCAAAACCGTTCTGATCTGTTGCAACAGCGTCTTTTACTGGACGGTGAATCGATGGACATGGATGTTGACATGCAAGGAGGACACAACGTCGGTTTTGTTGATGTCGTTGTGGCGAAACCCAATAGAGAGTTGAatggtaaaattgaaaaaactttACCTTTTACAACCTCTATTCTACCCGATTCGTTGGAATTTGAAAAACAACTGCAAGAGAGGTTCGAAAAGTTCACTGCGTTTATGAAAGCAGAAGAGGCAGCGAGAGAATGTATGAAAGTGAAAGTGAAAGAAGTGGATGCCTAA
- the LOC130798372 gene encoding DNAJ protein JJJ1 homolog has product MADTEREKRCYYEVLGLPQSCTQDEIRSAYKKLALQRHPDKLVQSGTPSADANASFQELVRAYEVLSDPKERSWYDSHRSQILFSSSSGGNSDSPFPDLFSYFSPTCYTDYTNSKTGFYKVYGDVFDKIYAHEINYCKVIGLSLALVKEAPLFGDLGSDYSQVNAFYGYWLGFCTVMDFGWVDKWDAAGGVNRKSRRVMEEENKKLRKKAKREFNETVRGLVEFVKKRDKRVIDMMVKKEKERQKKQEEELAKRKEREREKLERARMYEEPDWAKVEEVEDFEVEEEQGEEEREEFYCVACGKKFKSDKQWKNHEQSKKHKEKVDQLRKSFVEEDIYEDVEEDIDSKFQYQDEDGKQVGGNNADDDVSGNGFVSVEDDADDLVEDFKESVGFEEERSRYELLSDDDVIGNDKKGNGIEESASGYEEESTGFENESIFLETLISNRWNKANVTIKDESIENNNVLSEDDAEPMEYNKKKGKKKSRRAMKEKGKASEAEATRANDVQVEENNIDASNAPNNGEDDRAYHTQASSSTSKAEKQSFGRKGNVKQDTESKSKNSKGRKQKEKLKNRDPVCEKCGEEFESRTKLHKHLSESGHASLKSR; this is encoded by the exons ATGGCTGATACTGAAAGAGAAAAGAGGTGTTATTATGAGGTATTGGGTCTTCCACAAAGCTGCACGCAAGATGAAATTCGCAGCGCTTACAAAAAGCTAGCTCTTCAACGTCATCCTGATAAGCTTGTTCAATCTGGAACACCTTCTGCTGATGCAAATGCTTCTTTTCAAGAGCTTGTTCGTGCCTATGAAGTTTTATCCGATCCAAAAGAGCGTTCTTGGTATGATTCCCATCGTTCACAAATCCTTTTTTCTTCCAGTTCTGGTGGTAATTCTGATTCTCCATTCCCAGacttattttcctatttttcaCCCACGTGCTACACTGATTATACCAATTCGAAAACTGGGTTTTACAAGGTTTATGGTGATGtctttgataaaatttatgCCCATGAGATCAATTATTGTAAGGTTATAGGGTTGAGCTTAGCATTGGTTAAGGAGGCCCCGTTGTTTGGAGATTTGGGTTCTGATTATAGTCAGGTTAATGCTTTTTATGGGTATTGGTTGGGATTTTGTACTGTTATGGATTTTGGGTGGGTGGATAAGTGGGATGCTGCAGGTGGGGTGAATCGAAAATCAAGGAGGGTGATGGAGGAGGAGAATAAAAAGCTGAGGAAAAAAGCTAAGAGGGAGTTTAATGAGACGGTTCGTGGGCTGGTGGAATTTGTAAAGAAGAGAGATAAGAGGGTGATTGATATGATggtgaagaaggagaaggagaggCAAAAGAAACAGGAGGAGGAGTTGGCAAAGAGGAAGGAGCGAGAAAGGGAGAAGCTGGAGAGGGCTAGAATGTACGAGGAGCCAGACTGGGCTAAGGTTGAGGAGGTAGAGGATTTTGAAGTGGAAGAGGAGCAAGGAGAGGAGGAAAGAGAGGAGTTCTATTGTGTTGCTTGTGGGAAGAAGTTTAAGTCAGACAAACAGTGGAAAAATCACGAGCAGTCTAAGAAGCATAAGGAAAAGGTGGATCAGTTGAGGAAATCTTTTGTGGAGGAAGACATTTATGAGGATGTTGAGGAGGATATTGATAGTAAATTTCAGTATCAAGATGAAGATGGTAAGCAAGTGGGTGGGAATAATGCTGATGATGATGTTTCTGGTAATGGTTTTGTGTCTGTAGAGGATGATGCTGATGATTTAGTTGAAGATTTTAAAGAAAGTGTTGGATTTGAGGAGGAAAGAAGTAGATATGAACTCCTTTCAGATGATGATGTCATTGGTAACGataaaaaaggaaatgggatTGAGGAGTCTGCTTCTGGATATGAGGAGGAGTCTACTGGATTTGAGAACGAGTCAATTTTTCTTGAAACCCTGATTTCCAATCGTTGGAATAAGGCAAATGTTACTATAAAGGATGAAtctattgaaaacaataatgtcCTGAGTGAGGATGATGCAGAACCTATGGAATATAATAAGAAGAAAGGCAAAAAGAAGAGCAGACGAGCCAtgaaagagaagggaaaagcTTCTGAAGCAGAAGCAACAAGAGCAAATGATGTTCAGGTGGAGGAAAATAATATTGATGCTTCAAATGCCCCAAATAATGGAGAAGATGATCGTGCATATCATACACAAGCTAGTAGTAGCACTAGTAAGGCTGAAAAACAATCTTTTGGGAGGAAAGGTAACGTCAAGCAAGATACTGAATCCAAATCGAAGAACTCCAAGGGAAGGAAACAAAAG gaaaaattaaaaaaccgCGACCCAGTTTGTGAGAAATGTGGAGAGGAGTTCGAGTCAAG AACAAAACTTCACAAGCATTTAAGCGAGTCGGGTCATGCATCATTGAAATCTAGATGA